The Staphylococcus sp. 17KM0847 DNA segment AAAAACAAAATTTATATACAACGCTTATCGAAGAAATAAAACAGCGCAAACTGAAATACATAGGTTTTGAAGGACATCTTGTTCCATATGATACATTTGAAACGTTAAATAAAGAGGCATATACACTTGTATCAGTAGGCGATGCTATCGAACATATTCGTACAATTAAAGATCATTTTGAAATTGAACAAATTCAAAAAGCAGCAGATATTGTAGACAAAGCATATGCGTATATTTTAACAGTTGCTAAAGTTGGAATGACTGAAAAAGAATTAAAAGCGTTGTTGGAAAGCAAAATGTTACATTTAGGTGCAGAAGATACCTCTTTTGATACTATTGTTGCATCTGGTTATCGAGGTGCCCTACCTCATGGTGTTGCTTCAGATAAGGTGATCGAATCCGGAGATATGGTTACTTTAGATTTTGGCGCATATTATAATGGCTATGCTTCTGACATCACACGAACATTTGCAGTGGGACAACCTTCAGATGAAATGATTAAGATTTATGAAACGGTATTAAAAGCTCAAGAAGCAGCTGTATCAAAAATTAAAGCAGGTATAACAGGTAAAGAGATTGATCAAGTATCACGCGATATCATTGCAGAAGCAGGCTATGGTGAAAACTTTGGACATTCTTTAGGTCATGGTATCGGATTGGAAGTACATGAAGCACCTGCACTTTCTCCAAGCGCCGATCATCTCTTGAAGGTCAATCAATGTGTAACTATTGAACCCGGCATTTATGTAAAAGGACTTGGGGGCGTTCGTATAGAAGATGATATTTTAATCCAAGAAAATGGCGGTCAACGCTTTACTAATTCGACAAAAGACCTTATTATTTTAAAAGAAGAGTGATTCTGAGGAGGAAACTGAATGATTTCGGTAAATGATTTTAAAACAGGTTTAACAATTTCTGTGGATAACGGTATTTGGAAAGTTTTAGAATTCCAACATGTTAAGCCAGGGAAAGGTTCAGCTTTTGTGAGATCTAAGTTACGTAATCTACGCACAGGAGCTATTCAAGAAAAAACATTTCGAGCTGGAGAAAAAGTTGAACCCGCAATGATTGAAAACCGTCGTATGCAATACTTATATGCAGACGGTGATAACCATGTATTTATGGATAATGAAACATTTGAACAAACAGAATTAACAACTGCTTATTTAGAACATGAACTTAAATTCTTAAAAGCAAATATGGATGTTCAAATCCAGACGTATGAAGGTGAGACAATCGGTGTCGAATTGCCAAAAACTGTTGAGTTAGAAGTAACAGAAACAGAACCTGGCATTAAAGGAGATACTGCAACTGGTGCAACGAAATCAGCAACAGTTGAAACAGGCTATTCTTTAAACGTACCATTATTTGTTAACCAAGGTGATGTATTGGTTATTAACACATCAGACGGTAGTTACGTCTCTCGTGCATAATTGCTTAATAGTAATGAAAAGCTGGAGAAGTCAAATGCGGATTTGAGTTCTCCAGTTTTTTAAATGTTGGTTAACACCCGTCAATTATGACTTTGCTTGAATTGACCTCTTCCCTCAAGTAAAATGAAAAGATAGAAATTATTTAATCATGAGGGAGTAAACAATATGAACTTTAAAGAGATTAAAGAACTAATCGATATTCTTGATAACTCTAGCTTAACTGAAATAAATATTGAAAATAAAGGGTCCAAAGTTTGTTTGAAAAAAGAAAAAGAAATCATTACACAACAGGTAACAGCTGCATCTGGTACACCTGTTGTTACTGCAAATTCAACAACACCTCAATCTGATATAGCAGTTGAAACACCGGAAGACGATGCGAAAACAATTAATGCGCCAATGGTTGGAACATTTTATAAAGCGCCATCACCAGAAGAAAGTCCTTATGTCAAAGTGGGCGATAAAGTGACAGCAGAAACCACTGTATGTATTTTAGAAGCTATGAAATTATTTAATGAAATACAAGCGGAAATCACTGGTGAAATTGTTGAAGTACTTGTTGAAGATGGGCAAATGGTTGAGTATGGCCAAGCCTTGTTCAAGGTGAAATAAAATGAAAAAAATATTAATTGCAAACCGTGGTGAGATTGCCGTCCGTATTATACGTGCGTGCCGCGAATTAGGAATCCAAACAGTTGCTATTTATTCTGAAGGCGATAAAGATGCATTACATACTCAACTGGCCGACG contains these protein-coding regions:
- a CDS encoding Xaa-Pro peptidase family protein gives rise to the protein MKNRIDHAKQLLRDKNLDGLIILTDFNRRYLSGFSGTSGALLITQSEHILITDFRYIEQATTQADLYTIVQQKQNLYTTLIEEIKQRKLKYIGFEGHLVPYDTFETLNKEAYTLVSVGDAIEHIRTIKDHFEIEQIQKAADIVDKAYAYILTVAKVGMTEKELKALLESKMLHLGAEDTSFDTIVASGYRGALPHGVASDKVIESGDMVTLDFGAYYNGYASDITRTFAVGQPSDEMIKIYETVLKAQEAAVSKIKAGITGKEIDQVSRDIIAEAGYGENFGHSLGHGIGLEVHEAPALSPSADHLLKVNQCVTIEPGIYVKGLGGVRIEDDILIQENGGQRFTNSTKDLIILKEE
- the efp gene encoding elongation factor P yields the protein MISVNDFKTGLTISVDNGIWKVLEFQHVKPGKGSAFVRSKLRNLRTGAIQEKTFRAGEKVEPAMIENRRMQYLYADGDNHVFMDNETFEQTELTTAYLEHELKFLKANMDVQIQTYEGETIGVELPKTVELEVTETEPGIKGDTATGATKSATVETGYSLNVPLFVNQGDVLVINTSDGSYVSRA
- the accB gene encoding acetyl-CoA carboxylase biotin carboxyl carrier protein, with product MNFKEIKELIDILDNSSLTEINIENKGSKVCLKKEKEIITQQVTAASGTPVVTANSTTPQSDIAVETPEDDAKTINAPMVGTFYKAPSPEESPYVKVGDKVTAETTVCILEAMKLFNEIQAEITGEIVEVLVEDGQMVEYGQALFKVK